One part of the Ziziphus jujuba cultivar Dongzao chromosome 2, ASM3175591v1 genome encodes these proteins:
- the LOC107419129 gene encoding ADP,ATP carrier protein ER-ANT1 has translation MSATTRQSENFSADFMMGGVAAVISKSAAAPIERVKLLLQNQGELIKRGQLKKPYIGVGDCFKRVLREEGLFSFWRGNQANVIRYFPTQAFNFAFKGYFKSIFGCSKEKDGYLKWFAGNVASGSAAGATTSLLLYHLDYARTRLGTDTRVCPVNGQRHFKGIVDVYSKTLASDGIVGLYRGFSISIMGITLYRGMYFGIYDTMKPIVLVGPFEGNFLASFFLGWSITAVSGVCAYPFDTLRRRMMLTSGQPMKYHNAIHAFQEIIRLEGFTALFRGVTANMLLGVAGAGVLAGYDQLHRMAYRNGYSFEPLKHSLK, from the exons aTGTCGGCAACTACAAGGCAATCTGAGAATTTTTCAGCAGATTTTATGATGGGAGGGGTAGCAGCGGTGATATCAAAAAGTGCTGCAGCACCTATTGAGAGAGTGAAGCTTTTGCTGCAAAATCAAGGAGAGTTGATAAAAAGAGGACAACTTAAGAAACCTTATATTGGTGTTGGTGATTGCTTCAAAAGGGTGTTGAGAGAGGAAGGTCTTTTCTCCTTTTGGAGAGGCAACCAGGCTAATGTCATACGATATTTCCCTACTCAG GCTTTCAACTTTGCATTCAAAGGTTACTTCAAAAGCATTTTTGGATGCTCAAAAGAGAAAGATGGATACTTAAAATGGTTTGCTGGAAATGTGGCTTCAGGAAGTGCAGCTGGAGCAACTACTTCGTTGTTACTGTATCATTTGGATTATGCTCGGACACGACTAGGGACTGATACAAGGGTGTGTCCAGTTAATGGTCAGCGCCATTTCAAAGGGATAGTAGACGTTTACAGTAAAACCTTAGCCAGTGATGGAATAGTAGGACTGTATCGGGGCTTTAGCATTTCAATAATGGGAATTACGCTGTACCGAGGCATGTACTTTGGGATTTATGACACCATGAAGCCTATTGTTTTGGTTGGACCTTTCGAG GGAAATTTTCTAGCTAGTTTCTTTCTGGGTTGGAGTATCACTGCCGTATCTGGGGTTTGTGCCTATCCTTTTGACACACTTCGCCGGAGGATGATGCTAACCTCTGGACAACCTATGAAGTACCACAATGCCATTCATGCCTTTCAGGAGATCATTCGGCTCGAAGGTTTCACAGCACTTTTCCGAGGAGTAACTGCAAATATGCTTCTTGGTGTTGCAGGGGCTGGAGTGCTTGCGGGGTATGATCAGCTGCACCGCATGGCTTATAGGAATGGTTATTCTTTTGAGCCACTCAAGCATTCTTTGAAATGA
- the LOC107419131 gene encoding uncharacterized protein LOC107419131, with protein MGRKYARLCVGRGATCFRVHSLSLRSKPTKNPIRAGQIAEFFSSSEENSFRSPDVDGKKTENENSEAAAGNKILIVVDSSLEAKGAVEWTLIHAVQTQDTIILLHVTKPSNPAGSADSSGKVNLRDFQRLHSLKNMCQTKRPGVKVEVALMEGKEKGSIIVEEAKRQKVSLLVLGQKRKQSIWLQLMKIWSRNRRRKEVVEYCIQNASCMTIAVRRKSRKLGGYLITTKRHKNFWLLA; from the exons ATGGGAAGGAAATATGCCAGATTGTGTGTCGGTCGAGGAGCAACTTGTTTTCGGGTTCATTCCCTTTCTCTTCGATCTAAACCTACAAAGAATCCTATTAGAGCTGGTCAAATAGCTGAGTTTTTCAGCAGTAGTGAAGAGAATTCGTTTCGCTCGCCGGATGTTGACGGCAAGAAGACGGAAAACGAGAATAGTGAAGCAGCAGCAGGAAATAAGATATTGATTGTGGTTGATTCAAGCCTAGAAGCAAAAGGAGCTGTGGAATGGACACTCATTCATGCTGTTCAAACACAGGATACTATTATACTTCTTCATGTTACCAAGCCCTCCAATCCAGCAG GTAGTGCAGACTCAAGTGGGAAAGTGAATCTAAGGGATTTTCAACGTCTtcattctttaaaaaatatgtgTCAGACAAAAAGGCCTGGG GTGAAGGTTGAGGTAGCATTGATGGAAGGGAAGGAAAAGGGATCAATAATAGTGGAAGAAGCAAAGAGACAAAAGGTTTCATTACTTGTACTAGGGCAAAAAAGAAAGCAGTCCATATGGTTGCAGCTAATGAAGATATGGTCAAGAAACAGGAGACGCAAAGAAGTGGTGGAATATTGCATCCAAAATGCTTCCTGCATGACAATTGCAGTGAGGAGGAAGAGCAGGAAATTGGGTGGCTATTTGATCACCACCAAGCGTCATAAGAATTTCTGGCTTTTAGCTTGA